A part of Clostridia bacterium genomic DNA contains:
- the ytvI gene encoding sporulation integral membrane protein YtvI, translating to MAYFIPLTYDVLVLLFKAFLPFILAVVLAVLIDPLVNLLESKKIKRGFAVAIALLLLIVVITFLLIVVISRLVLELSELYQELPIYTRTFYGCFLDFLELMRNFLTRNPLPQEIQSAILNSMNVVIDQSGSLIAKSINFLFGLFAGLPGFLTILLVSTVATFFMSKDRERLVQMFYRYLPIKYKNTTIGLVSHVNNALIGFFRAEVILIGITMVIATLGLFIIRINYAFTIGIIVGFLDLLPVVGPGTLFIPWAIVALFTSNIKVGVGLLILYGIISVVRQLIEPKILAENIGLNPLAVLLSLYLGLKLIGISGIIIGPFIFIILKGLLVSWTPPH from the coding sequence ATGGCCTATTTTATTCCCCTTACCTATGATGTTTTAGTGTTATTGTTTAAGGCTTTTTTGCCTTTTATTTTAGCTGTTGTTTTGGCTGTTTTAATTGATCCCTTAGTCAATCTTTTGGAAAGTAAAAAAATTAAACGTGGTTTTGCTGTTGCTATCGCTTTACTGCTTTTAATTGTGGTGATTACCTTTTTATTGATTGTGGTTATTTCACGGTTAGTTTTGGAACTCTCCGAATTGTATCAGGAACTGCCAATTTATACGCGTACTTTTTACGGTTGTTTTCTCGATTTCCTGGAATTAATGCGAAATTTCTTGACTCGTAATCCTTTACCACAGGAAATTCAGTCCGCTATTCTTAATAGTATGAATGTGGTTATTGACCAGTCTGGTAGTCTAATTGCTAAATCGATTAATTTTCTTTTCGGTTTATTTGCTGGTTTACCGGGATTCTTAACAATTTTATTGGTTTCCACTGTGGCTACCTTCTTTATGAGTAAGGATCGAGAACGTTTGGTACAAATGTTTTATCGTTATTTACCCATTAAATATAAAAATACTACCATTGGTTTGGTTTCTCATGTGAATAATGCTTTGATTGGATTTTTTAGGGCAGAAGTAATTTTAATTGGCATTACTATGGTGATCGCCACCCTAGGATTGTTTATTATAAGAATTAATTATGCATTTACCATTGGGATCATTGTTGGCTTTTTGGATTTATTACCAGTGGTGGGACCAGGCACCTTATTTATACCTTGGGCGATTGTTGCTTTATTTACTTCCAATATAAAAGTGGGTGTGGGGCTTTTAATTCTTTATGGAATAATTAGTGTAGTACGGCAATTAATTGAACCTAAAATTCTTGCAGAAAACATTGGATTGAATCCTCTAGCTGTACTTTTATCTTTATATTTAGGCTTGAAATTAATTGGTATTAGCGGCATTATTA